AACAGGGGAACGCTCTTGGAAGTGATGCGACCCGCACTTGAACAGGGAGAAGAATTGTTGCGGTTGGACCGCCAGGTGTTCGACCACGTACAGGCCACACAGGCCTTGCTGACATCGTTGTTAGAGGAAGCCGCGGCGACAAAACGCCGATTACAAAGGCTACGTCGACGACTAGGGGAGCCTGCGTTAGCTCCCGAGTCGATGTCCATCGAAGCCTAAGCGAACTAGGAACGGCCAATGGCAAGCGAGGAGCTGCCGACAGTCAATTTACAACCAACCCCCGATCACACGCTGCCTTCGACCAATCAGCAATGGGAATCGCTCCATCAGTTGCTTGCCGCGGTGGTTGCCTGCCAAGACGAACACGACATCGTTAAGGCGTTGACAAGGCAGTTGCATGAACTGATCCCTACGGATGCGATCGGAATCGCTCGATCAAGTTGTGCACATGTCCGGCTCTGGTCGATTGATCAGAGCCGAGAAACAGAGGCACGTCTCCGTCGCTACCTCCTTCGACGGCTTGGTCATGTTGCGTCCGATACGCCTCAACGTGCAAAGCCTCGACGGCCGGGTCGCTCCGGACATCTCTCGCTCGTGCCAAGCTCAGCATGCACGTTCCTTGAGCCGGATGAAACACCGACGAACGCTCATGAGATACCCTTGGCATTAGGACAGGAAGAGAGGGGTCTGTTCTTTGTTCAGCGAAACGGCACCGAGTCGTTCAGCGAGTGGGAAAGACAGGCTCTTCACATCGTTGGCACGGTCCTGGCGGTGTCTCTTCAAAATGCAGAATCGGGTCGATTTCGACGAGATCTCGATCGTAGCGACCCGTTGACCGACATGCTGAATAGCCATGCATTCGATGATGCCTTGACCCGTGAATTGCGGGTCGGGCAACGCTACGGAGTCACGGCCTGTCTGTTGGTGATCGGACTCGATTACTTCAGAACGGTCAATGATCGCCTTGGCTACGAAGCCGGAGATCAGGTGCTCCGATCGGCAGCGGTTGTGATACGCGAGATGGTGCGCGACACTGATATCGTGGGGCGATGCGGAGGCGACACATTTGGAGTGGTGCTCCCGCATACGGAGAGACGGCAGGCCTGTCATCTTGCGGAGCGATTGCGAGAGCGGATCGAGCGGCACCTGTTTGTCAGTCAATTTGGGCAGGTTCGTATTACGGCGAGCATGGGGTTAGCGGCGGTTCCAGATTTCGGCGTCGCGACGAGCTTGGATTGGGCGACGGCTGCCGGGTCTGCATTAAAGGAAGCGAAGGCTCAAGGAAAGAACTGCGTTGCCGTCCATGCGCCGCAACCGCCGGCTTTGGCCTGTGTCGGTGCACTCAGTCTGGCGGCATGACGCCAAACGGAAGGTCCCCATGACGTCACTCGGTACAACATCGTCGGTTCAGCCGGTCGAGATCTCACAGGACGAACGGCGCGAATGGATCCGAATCGACGATCGCATATTGATGGAATATCACATGGTGACCGAGTCGGGGAGGGCGCTTCCCATAACGGTGGCACCTCCGAGCGCTCAGTCGATTTCTGAAGCGGTGATGAAACCCACGGCGGAACTACTTGCTCGCTCAGGTGAATCGGTAATGGGCTCACCGATGCTGCCCTGGATCATGAAGGTGGATTATCTCCTTGAGGTCATCTTGAACGCCTTGGCCGCCAGCCGACCAGAGACTGTCAACATTGCTCGCCTGACGGATGTCAATTTGAGTGGGGGAGGAGTGGGATTTGTGGCTTCACGGGACTTCATGAGTGGTGATCAGCTGATACTCAAGCTGTTTCTACCTCCGTTTACTCCGATTCAGACCACCGTCCGAGTCATCCGATCGGAGCCGTTGGCACAGGGCCAGGAGTTCATGATCGCGACGGAATTTATCGATCTCAAGCCCGATGATCAGGAGCATCTGATCCGCCACATTCTTCAAACGCAGGCGGAACGACTGCGATCGCGTCGAAAAGCCTCAACCTAAAGGCACTCTCACGAAATTTCTTGGCTAGGCCGCCCGAGTGGAAGGGGTCGACAGGAGCTGGAGCAGCGTCTCCCCTATGTGGGTCAAGGCCGTTGCAGCTGGAGAGGACGGAGCATGGTGTATGACCGGGGTATAGGCGCGTACGGCTTGCTCCATCGCGGGATCTTCAGGAATCTCACCCAGTAGGGTTAAGTCACCACCGACATATTCTTTGAGTAACTTTTTCAGCTGCGGCACGTTGACGCGGGCACGTCCCGATACGCGATTAAGGACGAGGGCAGGCTGAAAAGCTCGTAAGGTCGATTCGGCGATCGTTCGCCCTGACTCGTCGGTCTTGCCTGCGACCTCGAGAACTTCCTCCACGCTACAGTAATCTCGATTGGCAAGTCCCTCCGCCATGACATTGCGCATCACAAACATGGAGAGAACACGACGAATGGCGGCCAGCTTGATAAAGCGGTAGAGATCCAGGACCGAGGTCGGATCAGGGGTCGCGACGACAACATGATGGTTGGCCATGAGAAAAAAATCGAGTGCATGATAACTGGTACCCGCTCCGATATCGACAATGATCACATCCGCATCGATTTCTTCAAAATTCCGGATGAGTCGTTTTTTCTGCGAATAGGGCATATTCGCCGTAGCCAGTGTGTCTCCGGTTCCTGGAATAATCCGCAAGGCGCGATGAATGGGAAGGCATTGAGCGACATCATCCAACCGTTCGACTCGATGGGTGAGAAAATCGGTCAGAGTGTGTGTCGGATGGAGATGGCCGAAGAGCACATGCGCGTCTGCCCCTCCGATATCGAGATCCGCGAGCACGACTTGCTTGCCGTTTCTCGCTAGGTTCAGCGCGAGGTTGGCTGCGACGACACTTTTCCCAACCCCACCTTTCCCCGATGCGATAGAGATGGTGTGTCCCATTGCGGTCAGTTGCTGCCGGTTAGAGTCGGGTGCCACCTCTTCATCGGCTCACCAATGGAAAACCTGAAGAGATTTGTCTTACTCCGGAAACAGCGGCACAGATGGAGACGCCACCGCCGATACCTGAGTATAGCACCGACTCAAGTTTTGAAATCGCGCCGCCGATACCTCACGTGTCATGAATAACGATGGATCTACATCAACGGGGAGTGAGTTGAATGGGGCGTCCACACGGGACGGAGAAATCTTGACCGTGATGGAAGTCGCAACATTCCTCCGGGTGCCCAAATCCACTGTGTATAAACTCGCGAGGGTCGGCGAACTGCCGGCTTCGAAGATCGGCAAGCATTGGCGCTTTCTCCGCCGCGATATTCATGAGTGGATGCACAGTCGATCAGGCAAGGCGTGAACGAGTATGCGTCGTTCTCCCGTTGACCGACAGCCTGGCGAATGCCTCCATCCTTCGACCCGCACGGTACTCAGAACATGAGCCGTCGGCATGATTTTGCCGGGACGCCCATCTCTCGAACCGACCTTCTTCCACACAAGCTGATCGTTGCGTACTCAGGCCGATACACCGAGCATCGCTCGACTCGCTCAGGCTCAGGTCATCCGATGGATGTGCCGATATGGAATGAAGCGCTGGGGTGAATCAACGGCGCCCAACCACCACGGAATCGCGAGCCGTGTGTCTCTGTGTTGAGGCAGTGAATGAGAAAAAGGAGGCATCATGCCGGCCGATCCCAACATGAAAATTCTCGTCGTGGATGACATGGCCACGATGAGAAGAATCGTCAAAAATATCCTGAAGCAGCTGGGCTTTCCTCATTGTGACGAAGCAGAGAACGGACAGGAGGCGCTGCAAAAACTTCGGAGCGATACGTACGGATTCGTGGTCTCTGATTGGAACATGCCGGTGATGACGGGCATCGATATGCTTCGTGCCATCAGGGCGGACGAGAAACTCAAAGCCATCCCAGTGTTGATGGTCACGGCTGAAGCGCAACAGAGCAATCTGGTTGAGGCCGTCCAAGCCGGGGTGAGCAACTATATTGTGAAGCCCTTTACGGCAGAGACGATGCAAGAAAAGCTCGGCAAGATTTTCAAGTAGGCCATGGTGTGTGAGTCGATCATGGGTAGCAGAAGCGCGGGAGGGAACGTGCAACAGCGAGAGCAAAAACTCTATGAAGAGCTGGGCGAGCTGGCACGGTTCGTCGAGCGAGCGATGAAGGCGATTTCAGAGGCGAGCCCGGGGATCATATCCAGCAGCTCGCAGCTGCCGACGGCGTCTGGTCACCTCAGCGATCTGAATAAGATGACTGAAGAGGGGACTCTCGAAGTCATGCGTCTGACCGAACTCATTCAGGATAATCGGGATCGCATCGCGAAGGATCTGTCGGCGGTCGTGGAGACCTTACAGGCTATGGACTGCCTCAAACTGACAGAGCGCCTCGAGCAAGTGAAGACCGTGATGGTGGAGGACGGGCAGCACCTCACGGAGATCATGACCGCATTGTCCTTTCAAGACTTGGTCGCGCAACGAGTCAAAAAGCTGGTCACCATACTCGATGACGTGCAGAGCAAGTTGGTGGAACTGGTCGTCATCTTCGGGATTCAACAGAACGGGGAGCCCACGGGTGTGGACGGAACAGCGGGACACCTCCTGAAACAACTCGATGAATCCAAGAAGACGGCCATGAAGCAGCAAGTGGCCGACGATATTCTGGCGCAATTCGGGTTCAAATAGGGATCAGGTTTCAAGTTTCGCGGTGTCCGTTTCATGTTTCTGGTTTCGAGTTTCATGTTGTCGGAAAACTTGAAACCTGAAACTTCCAGCCGGAAACCAGTAACGCCGGATCTCGCCGAATTCATGAGGGCGATGACGAATGGATATTGCCACAATCCTCGGAATCGTGATTGCGCTGGGCTCCATTATCGGAGGCCAAATACTCGAAGGTGGGCACATCGGGTCGATCATGCAGCTCACCGCCTTCATCATCGTGATCGGCGGGACCTTCGGCGCCATTTGCATCCAAAATCCGTTATCGGTCGTCATCAAGGCGTTCGGCGCGCTGTCCATCGCAATCTCAGGACCGCATATCGACAATAAGGGAACGATTAAACTCATCTTGGATCTCGCGACGATCTCCCGGAAGCAAGGGTTGTTGGCGCTGGAAGGAAAGCTGAAAGACATTAAAGATCCGTTCATGAAAAAAGGCATTCAACTGATCGTCGACGGAACCGAACCGAAGGCCGTGCACGAGATTCTTGAGATCGAGGTGGAACATCATGAAGAGCAAGGCGTGATTGCCGCGAAAGTGTGGGAAGCAGCCGGTGGGTATGCACCGACCGTCGGCATTATCGGTGCGGTCCTTGGACTGATTCACGTGATGGAAAATCTGGCCGACCCCTCAAAGCTCGGCGGCGGTATCGCGGTGGCGTTTGTGGCCACGGTCTATGGCGTCGGCGCAGCCAACCTCTTTTTTCTCCCCCTCGCAAATAAGATCAAACTGAAGCTGAAAGAAGAGGCGGGGGCTCGTAACCTGGTCATTATGGGGCTCATCGGACTGGCTCAAGGTGAGAATCCACGGTTGCTCCAGGAAAAGTTAGAGGGGGTCTTGCCGCACAGCGAGCGGACAAAGGAGACGAAGAAGTGAAGTGGCAATCGTCTAGATCTGAAGTTTCGAGTTTCACGTTTCAAGTTGAGGGGAACGGCCATCCGATAACCTGAAACAAGAAACTTGAAACTCGACACGCTTGTACAAGATACGCTTCACGCTTCACGAGGTACGTTCCTAGATGGCAAAACATAAACACGAGGAACATGAAAACCACGAGCGGTGGTTGGTCTCCTATGCCGACTTTATTACCTTACTCTTTGCGTTCTTCGTCGTGATGTATTCGATCTCGTCCGTCAACGTCGGCAAGTACCGAACCGTCAGTGAATCGATTAAGGCGGCCCTCAATCCGGTCGTGAGTCCACCGTCCTCTCCCACCCCCATTGCGTTGAGTAGCAGCAAAGCGGCACTCACGGCACCGGACGCGCCTGGGAGTAAGGAGGTGGTGGTCAGAAAACTCAGAAATTTGGTCAAGAGCATCAAGGCGGTCCCTCAGATGTCGACGGTGCGAATCACCGAAAAAATCAACGGCGATAT
The nucleotide sequence above comes from Nitrospira sp.. Encoded proteins:
- a CDS encoding GGDEF domain-containing protein; the protein is MASEELPTVNLQPTPDHTLPSTNQQWESLHQLLAAVVACQDEHDIVKALTRQLHELIPTDAIGIARSSCAHVRLWSIDQSRETEARLRRYLLRRLGHVASDTPQRAKPRRPGRSGHLSLVPSSACTFLEPDETPTNAHEIPLALGQEERGLFFVQRNGTESFSEWERQALHIVGTVLAVSLQNAESGRFRRDLDRSDPLTDMLNSHAFDDALTRELRVGQRYGVTACLLVIGLDYFRTVNDRLGYEAGDQVLRSAAVVIREMVRDTDIVGRCGGDTFGVVLPHTERRQACHLAERLRERIERHLFVSQFGQVRITASMGLAAVPDFGVATSLDWATAAGSALKEAKAQGKNCVAVHAPQPPALACVGALSLAA
- a CDS encoding PilZ domain-containing protein; the protein is MTSLGTTSSVQPVEISQDERREWIRIDDRILMEYHMVTESGRALPITVAPPSAQSISEAVMKPTAELLARSGESVMGSPMLPWIMKVDYLLEVILNALAASRPETVNIARLTDVNLSGGGVGFVASRDFMSGDQLILKLFLPPFTPIQTTVRVIRSEPLAQGQEFMIATEFIDLKPDDQEHLIRHILQTQAERLRSRRKAST
- a CDS encoding P-loop NTPase, coding for MAPDSNRQQLTAMGHTISIASGKGGVGKSVVAANLALNLARNGKQVVLADLDIGGADAHVLFGHLHPTHTLTDFLTHRVERLDDVAQCLPIHRALRIIPGTGDTLATANMPYSQKKRLIRNFEEIDADVIIVDIGAGTSYHALDFFLMANHHVVVATPDPTSVLDLYRFIKLAAIRRVLSMFVMRNVMAEGLANRDYCSVEEVLEVAGKTDESGRTIAESTLRAFQPALVLNRVSGRARVNVPQLKKLLKEYVGGDLTLLGEIPEDPAMEQAVRAYTPVIHHAPSSPAATALTHIGETLLQLLSTPSTRAA
- a CDS encoding helix-turn-helix domain-containing protein yields the protein MNNDGSTSTGSELNGASTRDGEILTVMEVATFLRVPKSTVYKLARVGELPASKIGKHWRFLRRDIHEWMHSRSGKA
- a CDS encoding chemotaxis response regulator CheY; translation: MPADPNMKILVVDDMATMRRIVKNILKQLGFPHCDEAENGQEALQKLRSDTYGFVVSDWNMPVMTGIDMLRAIRADEKLKAIPVLMVTAEAQQSNLVEAVQAGVSNYIVKPFTAETMQEKLGKIFK
- a CDS encoding protein phosphatase CheZ — its product is MGSRSAGGNVQQREQKLYEELGELARFVERAMKAISEASPGIISSSSQLPTASGHLSDLNKMTEEGTLEVMRLTELIQDNRDRIAKDLSAVVETLQAMDCLKLTERLEQVKTVMVEDGQHLTEIMTALSFQDLVAQRVKKLVTILDDVQSKLVELVVIFGIQQNGEPTGVDGTAGHLLKQLDESKKTAMKQQVADDILAQFGFK
- a CDS encoding flagellar motor protein, encoding MDIATILGIVIALGSIIGGQILEGGHIGSIMQLTAFIIVIGGTFGAICIQNPLSVVIKAFGALSIAISGPHIDNKGTIKLILDLATISRKQGLLALEGKLKDIKDPFMKKGIQLIVDGTEPKAVHEILEIEVEHHEEQGVIAAKVWEAAGGYAPTVGIIGAVLGLIHVMENLADPSKLGGGIAVAFVATVYGVGAANLFFLPLANKIKLKLKEEAGARNLVIMGLIGLAQGENPRLLQEKLEGVLPHSERTKETKK